One region of Mucilaginibacter sp. 14171R-50 genomic DNA includes:
- a CDS encoding GH92 family glycosyl hydrolase: MKKLFLVALSFLPLMALAQVDNANLADLVNPLMGTDSKPSLSNGNTYPAIAVPWGMNFWTPQTGKMGSGWQYTYNSDKLVGFKQTHQPSPWMNDYGQFSIFPETGKIRVDEAERASWFSHKAEIAKPYYYSVYLADYDVTTEIAPTERAASFKFTFPRSDSAHIVIDAFDKGSYVKIMPGQNKIIGYSTRNSGAVPANFKNYFVIYIDKPFKNASVWHGKDIDDGKLEYTGDHAGAVISFNTTKGEVVNLRVASSFISIEQAELNLQREVGKDDFEVIKQRAKTTWNTTLSKLVAEGGSVDQTRTFYSCLYRMLFFPNKLYELDANKNIVHYSPYTGKVLPGYMFAGTGFWDTFRALYPFLNLVYPSINKEMQQGLINDYKEGGWLPEWSSPGYANVMVGNNSASVVSEAYLKGGRGYDIGTLYQALLHGANNDGPAATGRDGVDYYNSLGYVPYDVKINENAARTLEYAYDDFAIYKLGKALGRPASETEIYRKRSLNYKNLFDPQTGLMRGKNKDGKFQSPFNPFKWGDAFTEGNSWHYTWSVFHDVQGLINLMGGNRKFVNKLDSVFILPPVFDDSYYHSVIHEIREMQIAGMGQYAHGNQPIQHMTYLYNYAGQPWKTQLHVRDVMNKMYKPTPDGYCGDEDNGQTSAWYVFSAMGFYPVTPASDQYALGAPLFKKITVKLQNGKTITINAANNGPANRYVNSLTINGKPYTHNWLSHSALLKGAVLNFSMSPRPNKQKGIRTADAPYSLSTEK, from the coding sequence ATGAAAAAATTATTCTTAGTTGCCCTTTCCTTTTTACCGCTGATGGCTTTGGCGCAGGTTGATAACGCAAACCTTGCCGACCTTGTAAACCCGCTGATGGGCACCGACTCTAAGCCGTCGCTCTCAAACGGTAACACCTATCCCGCTATAGCGGTGCCATGGGGCATGAACTTCTGGACACCGCAAACCGGTAAAATGGGCAGCGGCTGGCAATACACCTACAATTCAGATAAATTGGTTGGCTTTAAGCAAACGCACCAGCCATCGCCCTGGATGAACGATTACGGCCAGTTCTCTATCTTCCCCGAAACAGGTAAGATAAGGGTTGACGAAGCAGAGCGCGCCAGCTGGTTTTCGCATAAAGCTGAGATAGCCAAACCCTATTATTACAGCGTTTACCTGGCAGATTACGACGTGACAACCGAAATAGCGCCAACCGAACGCGCGGCAAGTTTTAAATTTACCTTCCCCAGGAGCGACAGCGCGCACATTGTGATAGATGCTTTCGACAAAGGGTCGTACGTGAAGATCATGCCCGGTCAAAACAAGATAATTGGCTATAGTACGCGCAACAGCGGTGCGGTACCTGCCAATTTTAAAAACTACTTTGTTATTTATATAGATAAGCCATTTAAAAACGCATCTGTCTGGCATGGTAAAGATATTGACGATGGTAAGCTGGAATACACCGGCGACCATGCCGGCGCGGTAATCAGCTTTAACACAACAAAAGGCGAGGTAGTGAACCTGCGTGTAGCATCGTCATTCATCAGCATTGAGCAGGCCGAACTTAACCTGCAAAGGGAAGTGGGTAAAGATGATTTCGAAGTCATCAAACAAAGGGCAAAAACCACCTGGAATACTACCTTAAGCAAACTGGTTGCTGAGGGCGGCTCGGTCGATCAAACACGTACCTTTTACTCGTGCCTGTACCGCATGCTGTTCTTCCCAAACAAGTTGTATGAGCTGGATGCCAATAAAAATATCGTGCATTACAGTCCATATACCGGCAAGGTGCTGCCGGGCTATATGTTTGCCGGTACAGGCTTTTGGGATACCTTCAGGGCGTTGTATCCTTTCCTGAACCTGGTTTACCCTTCCATCAACAAAGAGATGCAGCAGGGCCTGATAAACGATTATAAGGAGGGTGGCTGGCTGCCCGAGTGGAGCAGCCCCGGTTATGCCAATGTAATGGTAGGCAACAACTCGGCGTCGGTGGTATCCGAAGCTTACTTAAAAGGCGGACGTGGCTATGATATCGGCACTTTGTACCAGGCCTTGTTACACGGCGCTAATAACGACGGGCCGGCAGCAACCGGCCGGGACGGTGTTGATTATTATAACAGCCTGGGTTATGTGCCTTACGATGTGAAGATAAACGAGAATGCTGCCCGCACCTTAGAATATGCCTATGACGATTTTGCCATTTACAAGCTTGGCAAGGCCCTTGGCCGCCCGGCATCCGAAACGGAGATCTACCGCAAGCGCAGCCTGAACTACAAAAACCTTTTTGACCCGCAAACCGGTTTGATGCGCGGCAAGAACAAGGATGGTAAGTTTCAAAGTCCGTTTAACCCATTTAAATGGGGCGATGCCTTTACCGAAGGCAACAGCTGGCACTACACCTGGAGCGTTTTTCATGATGTACAGGGATTAATAAACCTGATGGGCGGCAACCGGAAGTTTGTCAACAAGCTCGATTCAGTGTTTATCCTTCCGCCGGTTTTTGACGACAGCTATTACCACAGCGTTATCCACGAGATAAGGGAAATGCAGATAGCCGGTATGGGCCAGTACGCGCATGGTAACCAGCCCATACAGCACATGACCTACCTGTACAATTACGCGGGCCAGCCCTGGAAAACCCAGCTGCATGTACGCGATGTGATGAACAAGATGTATAAGCCTACCCCGGATGGCTACTGCGGCGACGAGGATAACGGCCAAACATCGGCCTGGTATGTGTTTTCGGCAATGGGCTTTTACCCGGTAACCCCTGCCAGCGACCAATACGCCTTAGGCGCCCCGCTGTTCAAAAAAATAACAGTGAAGCTACAGAATGGAAAAACCATTACTATTAATGCCGCAAACAACGGGCCGGCAAACCGTTATGTGAACAGTTTAACCATTAACGGTAAACCATATACCCATAACTGG